In Tenrec ecaudatus isolate mTenEca1 chromosome 5, mTenEca1.hap1, whole genome shotgun sequence, the following are encoded in one genomic region:
- the RPS20 gene encoding small ribosomal subunit protein uS10 — MAFKDTGKTPVEPEVAIHRIRITLTSRNVKSLEKVCADLIRGAKEKNLKVKGPVRMPTKTLRITTRKTPCGEGSKTWDRFQMRIHKRLIDLHSPSEIVKQITSISIEPGVEVEVTIADA; from the exons ATG GCATTTAAGGACACCGGAAAGACACCTGTGGAACCAGAGGTGGCCATTCACCGAATTAGAATTACTCTGACCAGCCGCAACGTGAAATCCTTGGAGAAAG tgtgtgctgacttgatcagaggggctaaggagaaaaacctgaaagTGAAGGGACCAGTTAGGATGCCTACCAAG aCTCTGAGAATTACGACCAGGAAAACTCCCTGTGGGGAAGGTTCTAAGACCTGGGATCGATTCCAGATGAGGATCCACAAGCGTCTCATTGACTTGCACAGTCCGTCTGAGATAGTGAAGCAGATCACTTCCATCAGTATTGAGCCTGGAGTAGAGGTTGAAGTCACCATTGCAGATGCTTAA